A genome region from Nycticebus coucang isolate mNycCou1 chromosome 22, mNycCou1.pri, whole genome shotgun sequence includes the following:
- the LOC128575260 gene encoding eukaryotic translation initiation factor 1, which produces MSAIQNLHSFDPFADASKGDDLLPAGTEDYIHIRIQQRNGRKTLTTVQGIADDYDKKKLVKAFKKKFACNGTVIEHPEYGEVIQLQGDQRKNICQFLVEIGLAKDDQLKVHGF; this is translated from the coding sequence ATGTCCGCTATCCAGAACCTCCACTCTTTCGACCCCTTTGCTGATGCAAGTAAGGGTGATGACCTGCTTCCTGCTGGCACTGAGGATTATATCCATATAAGAATTCAACAGAGAAACGGCAGGAAGACCCTTACTACTGTTCAAGGGATCGCTGATGATTACgataaaaagaaattagtgaaGGCGTTTAAGAAGAAATTTGCCTGCAATGGTACTGTAATTGAGCATCCAGAATATGGAGAAGTAATTCAGCTACAGGGTGACCAGCGCAAGAACATATGCCAGTTCCTTGTAGAGATTGGACTGGCTAAGGACGATCAGCTGAAGGTTCATGGGTTTTAA